Proteins found in one Methanobrevibacter sp. genomic segment:
- a CDS encoding PLP-dependent cysteine synthase family protein — protein sequence MQNLIGNTPMIKINYEYNGKKGSIYSKLEYYNYTGSIKDRIALYILQKEKENGNLAEGQTIVEVTSGNTGISFSAIGAFLNHEVHIFMPDWVSVERRNLIEMYGAHVHLVSKEEGGFKKALELAEEFAIKNNAFRPLQFDNPLNTQAQYNTTGKEILDKVPDINAFVSGIGTGGTLMGIGKRLKDNNPDSKIFALEPSTLSILKMGMDEGSHLIEGIGDDFIPSIVDRDLIDDIVLIHDCDAINMSKRISREFGLGIGISSGANFLASVLMDSDDLKIATVFADDNKKYITTKLSEKVDDNPELISNQIKLIGFDVI from the coding sequence ATGCAGAATTTAATTGGTAACACACCAATGATTAAGATTAATTATGAATATAATGGAAAGAAAGGTAGTATTTACTCTAAACTTGAATATTACAATTATACTGGAAGTATAAAGGATAGGATTGCATTATATATTTTACAAAAAGAAAAAGAAAATGGCAATTTAGCTGAAGGCCAAACAATAGTTGAAGTGACTAGCGGAAATACCGGCATCTCTTTTAGTGCAATAGGTGCATTTTTAAATCATGAAGTGCATATTTTCATGCCTGATTGGGTTTCTGTCGAGAGAAGAAATCTAATTGAAATGTACGGCGCTCATGTCCATCTTGTATCTAAAGAGGAAGGCGGTTTTAAAAAGGCACTTGAACTTGCAGAAGAATTCGCTATTAAAAACAATGCATTCAGACCTCTGCAATTTGACAATCCTTTAAACACACAAGCCCAATATAACACAACCGGTAAAGAGATTCTTGATAAGGTGCCTGACATTAATGCATTCGTTTCAGGAATTGGAACTGGCGGAACATTAATGGGTATAGGTAAACGATTAAAGGACAATAATCCTGATTCAAAAATATTTGCACTTGAACCGTCAACATTATCCATATTAAAAATGGGCATGGATGAGGGATCACATCTCATTGAGGGAATTGGTGATGATTTCATTCCCAGTATTGTCGATAGGGATTTGATTGATGATATAGTTTTAATTCATGATTGTGATGCAATCAATATGTCCAAAAGAATATCACGTGAATTTGGGTTGGGAATAGGCATTTCTAGTGGTGCTAACTTTTTAGCAAGTGTATTGATGGATAGTGATGATTTAAAAATCGCTACTGTTTTTGCAGATGATAATAAGAAATACATTACTACAAAATTGTCTGAAAAAGTAGATGATAATCCGGAATTAATTTCTAACCAAATTAAATTAATCGGTTTCGATGTAATTTAA
- a CDS encoding EFR1 family ferrodoxin (N-terminal region resembles flavodoxins. C-terminal ferrodoxin region binds two 4Fe-4S clusters.) → MKILYYTSTGNNLYISKRLGGELLSIPQLIKNGIYDIEDDIVGIVFPVFFATSPKSLREFIKKVKIKADYFFLITSYGSDGDQNALRIMKETFENRGIKVNYTNSVLMIDNFLPVFDMAHEKEIKKDLDVDGQIDVIKDDILNKKDYIFDKKPFTDQPDIEVFLETTMTEKYHIQVGEDCSLCKICTRVCPRGNISFLDDRPQIGDNCDFCLGCVQHCKTNTLTINDELNPNERYRNPNIKISEIIKSNNMKKIV, encoded by the coding sequence ATGAAAATCTTATACTATACATCAACAGGAAATAACCTTTATATTTCAAAAAGATTGGGTGGAGAGCTTTTAAGCATTCCTCAGCTAATTAAAAACGGGATTTATGACATTGAAGATGATATTGTAGGCATTGTTTTTCCCGTATTTTTTGCAACTTCTCCTAAAAGCCTAAGGGAATTTATCAAAAAAGTTAAAATTAAAGCAGATTACTTCTTTTTAATAACTTCCTATGGTTCCGATGGCGATCAGAACGCCTTAAGGATAATGAAGGAAACGTTTGAAAATAGAGGAATTAAAGTTAATTATACCAATTCTGTTTTGATGATTGACAATTTCCTTCCTGTTTTTGATATGGCTCATGAAAAGGAAATTAAAAAGGATTTGGATGTTGATGGTCAAATTGATGTTATTAAAGATGATATTTTAAATAAAAAAGACTATATTTTTGACAAAAAGCCTTTCACTGACCAGCCTGACATTGAAGTTTTTTTAGAAACAACAATGACTGAAAAATACCACATTCAGGTTGGTGAGGACTGCAGTTTGTGTAAAATCTGCACAAGGGTTTGTCCTAGGGGAAATATCTCCTTTTTAGATGACCGCCCTCAGATTGGTGATAATTGCGACTTCTGTTTAGGTTGTGTGCAGCACTGTAAAACAAATACATTAACCATTAATGATGAGTTAAATCCTAACGAACGATACAGAAATCCCAATATCAAAATTTCTGAAATCATTAAAAGCAATAATATGAAAAAAATAGTATAA
- a CDS encoding bacterioferritin, giving the protein MADKEKTIEALQAIVTGLSANSFGHRIQSKIFAGLGFQSLGDKYAAHASEEMDFVEQFMDRILDLGGEIKQEAQEAKPIYTDIVEFIEADYQVSVEGIAFLNELMDSGIFDNTTYDLMKVYLKDEEEDMYWSEQQLDLCKMIGKQNYLTQLLINNQTVE; this is encoded by the coding sequence ATGGCTGATAAAGAAAAAACTATTGAAGCTTTACAAGCAATCGTAACCGGTTTATCTGCAAATTCATTCGGACACAGGATTCAATCAAAAATATTTGCAGGATTAGGTTTCCAGTCTTTAGGAGACAAATATGCAGCTCATGCTAGTGAAGAAATGGACTTCGTAGAACAGTTCATGGACCGTATTCTTGATTTAGGTGGAGAAATCAAACAGGAAGCTCAGGAAGCTAAACCAATTTACACCGATATTGTTGAGTTTATCGAAGCTGATTACCAAGTATCCGTTGAAGGAATTGCTTTTTTAAATGAATTAATGGATTCCGGAATCTTTGATAATACTACTTATGATTTAATGAAAGTCTATCTCAAAGATGAGGAAGAAGACATGTATTGGAGCGAACAGCAACTTGATTTATGCAAAATGATTGGAAAACAAAATTACCTCACCCAATTATTAATAAATAATCAAACTGTTGAATAA
- a CDS encoding MBL fold metallo-hydrolase, whose translation MKQPFAFGGEEGIENFDASIRYRASINNYLIDTGDEVILVDTGIPSDFPDPEADDSVMIYNGERISDYMTAFEKLGYKKEDVTKILLTHKHPDHSGELKQFPNAKVYLSKTEAEALDLNGDNIVTVDYDDEYYNFSNAQKIIDDVYLIEAIGHTNGNSIVIVKDDDIFYMIHGDVTYTDEALYENKLSIVFENIEKARETLDNIREFIMNHPTVYLSTHTPLGPENLENKYIMDLENPPESIYPE comes from the coding sequence ATGAAGCAGCCTTTTGCCTTTGGTGGTGAAGAAGGTATTGAAAACTTTGATGCATCAATAAGATATAGGGCAAGCATCAATAATTATCTGATTGATACAGGAGATGAAGTTATCCTTGTTGACACTGGAATACCTTCCGATTTTCCTGATCCTGAAGCAGATGATTCAGTCATGATTTATAATGGTGAAAGAATCAGTGATTATATGACTGCTTTTGAAAAGTTAGGATATAAAAAGGAAGATGTAACTAAAATTCTTTTAACCCACAAGCATCCTGATCACTCCGGTGAGCTAAAGCAATTCCCTAATGCAAAAGTTTATCTTTCAAAAACCGAAGCTGAAGCATTAGATTTGAATGGAGACAATATTGTAACTGTTGATTATGATGACGAATATTATAATTTCAGCAATGCGCAAAAAATTATTGATGATGTATATTTAATTGAAGCAATCGGTCATACCAATGGTAACAGTATCGTAATTGTAAAAGATGATGACATATTCTACATGATTCATGGAGACGTTACATATACTGATGAGGCATTGTATGAAAACAAGTTATCAATTGTTTTTGAGAATATCGAAAAGGCTCGTGAAACATTGGATAATATTCGTGAATTCATCATGAATCATCCGACCGTATATCTGTCAACACATACTCCATTAGGTCCTGAAAACCTTGAAAACAAATATATAATGGATTTGGAAAATCCTCCGGAAAGTATTTATCCAGAATAA
- a CDS encoding right-handed parallel beta-helix repeat-containing protein: MFKKLIFLFSIILIILLAVTSVSAEDNSTLEIVSTENTISSSATINVASDSFTALQNEISNANPKSTLYISGKYKYDKNTDSSLKNGIVINKDLTIYGKNDCTIDGSGLARCLNIKSGCTVKLENVKIKNGYSTSGGGGIKVGSNCKLTIKNCEFSNNVADNSNGGAILAGKSCTIKIYSSTFKKNKATDLKKPNGNIKKRGMAGAIQVSYNSNLKIYDSTFKQNTAYLSIILVISYIDSVRKTSTLYINNCLFSNNKVKQCGVIYLDEYGKGSILNSVFSKNTSPDNAGTLVFDSSIYALVKNCYFYKNKGYKGGAISLKIFSKKDLSHVKVINCRFTKNYASVYGGAIYAVSGALTVKNSRFTSNKAEIFGGAIYSRLGKLSLSHSKFTKNKARYAGALCLACKKSTTKYCSITKNKAYYLYGAYYSISKNKVSKCNIKSNKVFKYCKIYFYKSGKYIKVKVTDNEDKTVSKFVRLIFYGSKKIKTKYYNTSDKKYKKIKIPKSVRGSYKVTLKVRKAKYFPKSIYINV; the protein is encoded by the coding sequence TTGTTTAAAAAATTAATATTCCTGTTTTCAATCATCTTAATTATATTATTGGCAGTGACCAGTGTTTCAGCTGAGGACAACAGTACTCTTGAAATTGTTTCAACTGAAAATACTATAAGCTCTTCTGCAACCATTAATGTAGCTTCAGATTCATTTACTGCACTTCAAAATGAAATTTCAAACGCCAATCCCAAATCCACATTGTATATCAGCGGCAAATATAAGTATGATAAGAATACTGATTCCTCACTCAAAAACGGAATTGTAATCAATAAGGATTTGACAATATACGGTAAAAATGACTGCACTATCGACGGATCAGGACTAGCAAGATGTTTGAATATCAAATCCGGCTGCACTGTAAAACTAGAAAATGTTAAAATTAAGAACGGATATTCAACAAGCGGTGGAGGTGGAATTAAGGTAGGTTCAAACTGTAAATTAACCATTAAGAATTGTGAATTTTCTAATAATGTTGCAGACAATTCCAATGGTGGAGCAATTTTGGCAGGAAAATCATGCACCATTAAAATCTATTCTTCCACATTTAAAAAGAATAAAGCAACAGATTTAAAAAAGCCTAACGGTAACATAAAAAAACGGGGAATGGCAGGTGCAATTCAGGTGTCATATAACTCTAATTTAAAAATATATGATTCCACTTTTAAGCAAAACACTGCATATCTATCAATAATTCTTGTAATAAGTTATATCGATTCCGTTAGAAAAACAAGCACTCTATATATCAATAATTGCTTATTTAGTAATAATAAAGTAAAACAGTGCGGAGTAATATATCTGGATGAATATGGAAAAGGAAGCATCCTTAATTCAGTTTTCTCTAAAAACACTTCACCTGATAATGCAGGCACTTTAGTGTTTGATTCATCAATCTATGCATTGGTTAAAAACTGCTATTTTTATAAAAACAAGGGATATAAAGGCGGTGCAATAAGCTTAAAAATATTTTCAAAAAAGGATCTGTCCCATGTGAAAGTAATCAATTGCAGATTCACAAAAAATTATGCATCAGTATATGGTGGTGCAATTTATGCGGTAAGTGGTGCGTTAACAGTTAAAAATTCAAGATTCACTTCCAATAAAGCAGAAATATTTGGTGGAGCTATCTATTCACGATTGGGTAAATTATCACTATCCCACTCAAAGTTCACTAAAAACAAGGCACGATATGCCGGGGCATTATGTCTTGCATGTAAAAAATCAACCACAAAATACTGCAGCATAACAAAAAACAAGGCGTATTATCTGTATGGTGCATATTATTCAATAAGTAAAAATAAGGTTAGCAAATGTAACATTAAATCAAATAAAGTGTTCAAATATTGCAAAATATATTTTTACAAGTCTGGAAAATATATTAAGGTTAAAGTAACTGACAATGAGGATAAAACTGTAAGTAAATTTGTTCGATTAATTTTTTATGGTTCAAAAAAGATTAAAACAAAATATTACAATACTTCCGATAAAAAGTATAAAAAGATTAAGATTCCAAAATCAGTCAGAGGTTCATATAAAGTTACTTTAAAAGTTAGAAAAGCAAAATATTTCCCTAAATCAATCTATATTAATGTTTAA
- a CDS encoding pyridoxamine kinase produces MNDTTKILTIQDISCYGQCSITVALPVISAFGIETAILPSAVLSTHTSGFTGFTVRDLTEDLPAIQKHWESEGISFDAIYTGFIASAEQLDYIKDIIDSRLNPDGLVFVDPAMADNGEFYSTFDQEFADKMGELCKLGDYILPNTTEACYILHKPWKPDFTKEEMIEMAKELSDFTKRYVILKGDNHRQKEMGMIVLDKKEDTLNFVYNDKIDYLSHGTGDVFASAFVGSTMIGKTPEAAAKVAGEFTKKAIEKTIGDETHTYGVKFEQAIPELYGLLDKFE; encoded by the coding sequence ATGAATGACACAACAAAAATCTTAACAATCCAAGACATCTCATGTTATGGTCAATGTTCCATAACAGTAGCACTTCCAGTTATCTCTGCTTTTGGAATAGAAACTGCAATATTACCTTCCGCTGTTTTATCCACTCACACATCAGGTTTTACAGGTTTCACTGTTAGGGACTTAACAGAAGACCTTCCTGCTATTCAAAAACATTGGGAAAGTGAGGGCATATCTTTTGACGCAATATATACTGGATTTATTGCTTCAGCCGAACAGTTGGATTATATTAAAGACATTATTGATTCCAGATTAAACCCTGATGGATTGGTTTTCGTTGACCCTGCTATGGCAGACAATGGTGAGTTTTACTCCACATTCGATCAGGAATTTGCTGATAAAATGGGAGAGCTTTGTAAATTGGGAGATTACATTCTGCCAAACACTACAGAAGCATGCTACATATTACATAAGCCATGGAAACCAGATTTCACAAAAGAAGAAATGATTGAAATGGCTAAAGAGTTATCTGATTTCACTAAAAGATATGTGATCCTTAAAGGAGACAATCATAGACAAAAAGAAATGGGAATGATTGTATTGGATAAAAAAGAAGATACTCTTAATTTTGTCTACAATGATAAAATCGATTATTTATCCCATGGAACAGGAGATGTTTTTGCGTCCGCTTTTGTTGGGTCAACCATGATTGGAAAAACTCCAGAAGCTGCTGCAAAAGTTGCTGGAGAATTCACCAAAAAGGCAATTGAAAAAACAA